The following proteins are co-located in the Ancylothrix sp. D3o genome:
- a CDS encoding RibD family protein gives MKRPSTIVVLAISADGKISDSRRSPVLFGSPVDKAHLEKQIAAVDGILVGSGTLMAGGSAMTVTDSQLLQERHSAGLPPQPVQIICSRTGNINPDLKFFRQSIPRWLVSTAKGESIWKNQPGFEKIIAVENAEQDIDLTKALQQIYLNGISRLAVLGGGQLIASLMAQNLIDEFWLTVCPLIIGGANSPTPVDGKGFFTEMAPRLELLEVKPIADEVFLHYRLHSKGY, from the coding sequence ATGAAGCGACCTTCGACAATTGTGGTTTTAGCCATCAGTGCTGATGGAAAAATTTCTGACTCTAGGCGGTCTCCTGTTTTATTTGGCTCTCCTGTTGATAAGGCTCATTTAGAAAAGCAAATCGCTGCGGTGGATGGGATTTTGGTGGGTTCTGGCACGCTTATGGCCGGCGGTTCGGCAATGACAGTGACGGACTCGCAACTGTTGCAAGAACGGCACAGCGCCGGTTTGCCTCCTCAGCCTGTGCAAATTATCTGCTCACGCACCGGCAATATCAACCCCGACTTAAAATTTTTCCGTCAGTCGATACCTCGCTGGTTAGTGTCAACGGCAAAAGGTGAAAGTATCTGGAAAAATCAACCCGGTTTTGAAAAAATCATAGCTGTTGAGAACGCAGAGCAAGATATCGATTTAACCAAAGCTTTGCAACAAATCTACCTCAATGGCATCTCTCGTTTGGCTGTTTTAGGCGGGGGACAGTTAATTGCCTCGCTTATGGCTCAAAATTTAATAGATGAATTTTGGTTAACGGTTTGCCCGTTGATTATTGGTGGGGCCAATTCCCCGACGCCGGTGGATGGAAAGGGCTTTTTCACAGAAATGGCCCCACGATTAGAACTTCTCGAAGTTAAACCTATCGCCGACGAGGTTTTTTTACACTACCGGCTGCACAGCAAAGGCTATTAG
- a CDS encoding GNAT family N-acetyltransferase: protein MVHPLKAGYSVAWTSKISEIPQAEWDSLALPLATPFLEWEWLNNMETSGSAIARAGWLPNHLTVWHNQQLVAAAPLYLKSHSYGEFVFDHQWADLAGRLGIQYYPKLLGMSPFTPAEGYRFLIAPHLDEDEITGLMVNAIDHFCERNKISGAHFLYVDPQWRKVIERQGFTTWLHHSYIWENNGFQTFDDYLANFNANQRRNIKRERKAVEKASLRLVTLTGDEIPHPLFSRMYHFYENTCDKFGWWGSKYLTKRFFEQLHHNYKHRVLFVCAYSELDERMPVGMSFCLTKGDRLYGRYWGSSQEIDCLHFDACYYTPIEWAINNGIQIFDPGAGGRHKKRRGFPAKANHSVHRFYNPRLSQILRSYINEVNEMEQREIEAINQDLPFSEAPPTISL from the coding sequence ATGGTGCACCCGCTTAAAGCCGGCTATTCTGTCGCCTGGACAAGCAAAATCTCAGAAATTCCTCAAGCCGAGTGGGACTCCTTGGCCTTGCCCCTGGCTACCCCCTTTTTAGAATGGGAGTGGCTCAACAATATGGAAACCTCCGGCTCAGCCATTGCGCGGGCCGGTTGGCTGCCAAACCATTTAACCGTCTGGCATAATCAGCAACTTGTGGCCGCTGCTCCGCTTTATCTCAAATCTCACAGCTATGGTGAATTTGTCTTTGACCATCAGTGGGCCGATCTAGCAGGCCGGCTCGGAATCCAATATTATCCAAAATTGCTGGGAATGTCTCCCTTTACCCCAGCCGAAGGCTACCGATTTTTAATCGCTCCCCATTTAGATGAAGATGAAATTACCGGCTTAATGGTCAATGCTATTGATCATTTTTGCGAACGCAATAAAATTTCTGGAGCACACTTTCTGTATGTCGATCCGCAATGGCGAAAAGTCATTGAACGTCAAGGTTTTACAACTTGGTTGCACCACAGTTATATTTGGGAAAATAACGGTTTTCAAACCTTTGATGATTATTTAGCAAATTTCAACGCCAACCAACGCCGCAATATCAAACGCGAACGCAAAGCCGTTGAAAAAGCTTCCCTGCGCCTCGTCACCCTCACCGGCGATGAAATCCCCCATCCTTTGTTTTCTCGAATGTATCATTTTTATGAAAATACTTGCGATAAATTTGGCTGGTGGGGCAGCAAATACTTAACAAAACGATTTTTTGAACAACTTCATCACAATTATAAACACAGGGTACTTTTTGTTTGTGCCTATAGCGAATTAGATGAAAGGATGCCGGTGGGAATGTCATTTTGTCTTACCAAAGGAGACCGCCTTTACGGACGTTATTGGGGTAGCTCTCAAGAAATAGACTGCCTGCATTTTGATGCTTGTTATTACACCCCCATTGAATGGGCAATAAACAACGGCATTCAAATTTTCGATCCAGGTGCAGGAGGCCGGCACAAAAAACGACGAGGTTTCCCCGCTAAGGCTAACCATAGCGTTCACCGCTTTTATAACCCCCGTCTCAGCCAAATTTTGCGCTCTTACATCAACGAGGTAAACGAAATGGAACAGCGGGAAATTGAAGCCATCAATCAAGACCTGCCTTTTAGCGAAGCGCCGCCTACAATTTCCCTTTAG
- a CDS encoding Calx-beta domain-containing protein: protein MAVIRLTSGSGLVDLSGGDYVIGTPESDFVIGSPGDDTIEGLGGDDIINGNGANDSLLGGDGNDNLQGNIGNEIIFGNSGNDNLYGEIGDDSLFGGQDNDNLWGDDGNDYVVGDEGDDQLRGNLGNDILLGKNGNDTLFGGQDNDLLYGNKGNDQLYDDTGDDTLLGGEGNDTAEGGENSDYLSGDKGNDFLAGGVGSDTLDGGEGNDSLLGDPQDGPPAFDPGTGQPVPPLEQRLRNAVAQDVIIAGVGDDTALGCTGNDQIFGNEGGDLLFGNTGTDNISGGSDNDSIYGGADTDQLFGDRGDDALVGNTGNDIASGGVGNDMVYGNTGNDSLMGDEGNDSIYGGQGNDTVEGGAGFDLLTGNSGADVFSINVNQGTTQLAEVDVVLDFETDKDFVYLQPGLTYETLNIFQGSAENAGDTVIQDTITGQFLLVLKNTTRTTITRTNFLPELPEVPVSVAPQPQPSIVSFSTATYTVSEPTAAGTTTTVTVTVSRTGNSIAPASVTVTATPNTAQQGIDYVETSQLVGWNAGETGEKQVTFTINSDNNNAITTPKTFNLLLANPTNTTLGVNPTATVSIQPFSPGTIEFGATQYTITEDGSGVQTIVVKRTGGSQGEITADITLTPSADPNSAASVNTTASVPVIFADGDTADKTVTITSLLNLNAVPSGVVSTTLNITNIQGGATAGATATLNIQDIGTPTIKVEATDPRADENPNLAAADQLGQFTFTRTAPDISQALTISYTIDTAPPATPTENAKAVPQTDYQPLTGTVTFAAGAATATVDVTPIRNTAATGNRDVKVSVAQGGGYNVDPTTNTATVEVVDADSQIVEITASVPAGKEVITGQPAQSGQFKVSRKDLAGNPATIGSLTVSYTVSGSATSDADYGAIPVTVTFENGQFEKVIDVNVIDDTVAEPTKTVRVSLNPGTGANTYSINPNFKNASVSILDNEKPTLLLYPSKSPAFQTSPTDPTTPPVPGEFLLQRFGDLVPSLTVPYTFGSNTTARPGVDFSFPDYVAGTPGGVITVGSGQGEVRLPITPIIDAARPARPDVDVIVMGLTDPGATAPYSLGTPSTGQQMIIINNALI from the coding sequence ATGGCAGTAATTAGACTTACATCAGGTAGTGGACTCGTCGATCTTTCCGGTGGTGATTATGTTATTGGAACCCCTGAAAGTGACTTTGTAATTGGTTCCCCAGGAGACGACACCATCGAAGGGCTTGGTGGTGATGACATAATCAACGGCAATGGGGCGAATGACTCGTTGTTGGGAGGAGACGGCAACGACAACCTTCAAGGCAACATCGGCAACGAAATAATCTTTGGCAACAGCGGCAACGATAACCTGTATGGTGAAATCGGCGACGATTCACTTTTTGGCGGCCAAGACAACGATAACCTGTGGGGAGACGACGGCAACGACTACGTTGTAGGCGACGAAGGCGACGACCAACTGCGCGGCAACCTCGGCAATGACATTCTTTTAGGAAAAAACGGCAACGATACACTTTTTGGCGGCCAAGACAACGACCTCCTGTATGGAAACAAAGGAAACGACCAACTTTATGACGACACAGGAGACGACACACTCTTAGGCGGAGAAGGTAACGATACCGCTGAGGGAGGAGAAAACAGCGACTACCTAAGCGGAGATAAAGGTAACGACTTCCTGGCCGGTGGAGTAGGCAGCGATACCTTAGACGGAGGAGAAGGCAATGATTCCCTGCTGGGCGATCCACAAGATGGCCCACCCGCCTTTGACCCCGGCACCGGCCAACCAGTCCCCCCCTTAGAACAGCGATTAAGAAACGCCGTAGCCCAAGATGTGATTATTGCAGGTGTTGGCGACGACACGGCTTTGGGCTGCACCGGCAACGACCAAATATTCGGCAATGAAGGCGGCGACTTACTTTTTGGCAACACCGGCACAGACAATATCAGCGGCGGCAGCGACAACGACAGTATTTATGGTGGTGCAGACACCGACCAATTATTTGGTGATCGCGGCGATGATGCCCTTGTTGGTAACACCGGCAACGACATTGCCAGCGGTGGCGTTGGCAACGATATGGTGTACGGCAACACCGGCAACGACTCCCTGATGGGCGATGAAGGCAACGACAGTATCTATGGAGGACAAGGCAACGATACCGTTGAAGGTGGGGCCGGTTTTGACCTCCTGACCGGCAATAGCGGTGCCGATGTATTTTCGATCAACGTCAACCAAGGCACAACTCAACTAGCTGAAGTTGATGTTGTTTTAGACTTTGAAACAGACAAAGACTTCGTTTACTTACAACCCGGCTTAACCTACGAAACCCTTAATATTTTCCAAGGAAGTGCCGAAAATGCCGGTGACACCGTTATTCAAGACACCATCACCGGTCAGTTTTTGCTTGTGTTGAAAAACACAACCCGCACAACCATCACGCGGACGAACTTCTTACCCGAACTGCCGGAAGTACCGGTCTCAGTAGCACCCCAACCCCAACCCAGCATCGTCAGCTTTAGCACTGCCACCTACACTGTCTCAGAACCGACGGCTGCCGGCACCACAACCACAGTAACAGTTACCGTCTCCCGCACCGGCAACAGCATAGCCCCAGCTTCAGTAACAGTGACCGCTACGCCCAACACAGCCCAGCAAGGTATAGATTACGTCGAAACCTCTCAATTGGTGGGCTGGAATGCCGGTGAAACTGGCGAGAAACAAGTTACCTTCACAATTAATAGTGATAACAACAACGCGATCACCACGCCAAAAACCTTTAACCTGCTTTTAGCCAACCCCACGAATACAACCCTGGGTGTGAACCCTACAGCCACCGTCAGCATTCAACCCTTTAGTCCGGGGACTATCGAATTTGGGGCAACGCAATACACGATCACAGAAGACGGTAGCGGCGTGCAAACCATCGTCGTCAAGCGCACCGGCGGCAGCCAAGGAGAAATTACAGCAGATATTACTTTGACTCCTTCTGCTGACCCCAATTCTGCGGCCAGCGTTAATACAACTGCCAGTGTTCCGGTGATTTTTGCCGACGGGGATACAGCAGATAAAACTGTAACCATCACATCACTGCTTAACCTCAACGCTGTTCCTTCTGGGGTAGTAAGCACCACCCTCAACATTACCAACATTCAGGGTGGGGCCACCGCAGGAGCAACGGCAACTTTGAATATTCAAGACATCGGTACTCCGACAATTAAAGTCGAAGCCACCGACCCCAGGGCTGATGAAAATCCCAACCTTGCCGCTGCCGACCAATTGGGCCAATTTACCTTTACCCGGACGGCCCCCGACATCAGCCAAGCTTTGACGATCAGTTACACCATTGATACTGCGCCTCCTGCTACCCCCACCGAAAATGCCAAGGCAGTACCCCAAACTGATTATCAACCTTTGACCGGCACTGTGACGTTTGCTGCCGGTGCGGCAACGGCGACTGTGGATGTAACGCCAATCCGTAATACGGCAGCTACCGGCAACCGAGATGTAAAGGTGAGTGTTGCTCAGGGTGGTGGTTATAATGTCGATCCGACAACAAACACGGCTACTGTAGAGGTGGTTGATGCCGATTCACAAATCGTTGAAATTACGGCCTCGGTTCCTGCCGGTAAAGAAGTGATCACAGGCCAACCAGCCCAATCGGGTCAATTTAAAGTTTCCCGCAAAGATTTGGCCGGCAACCCCGCTACGATTGGAAGTCTTACCGTTAGTTACACTGTTAGCGGTAGTGCCACTAGCGATGCTGATTACGGAGCAATACCCGTTACTGTTACCTTTGAGAACGGTCAGTTTGAGAAAGTGATAGACGTTAACGTCATTGACGATACGGTGGCTGAACCGACAAAAACAGTCCGGGTATCCTTAAATCCGGGGACTGGGGCAAATACTTACTCGATCAACCCGAATTTCAAAAACGCCTCTGTTTCTATTTTGGATAACGAAAAACCGACTTTATTGCTTTATCCAAGCAAATCGCCAGCCTTCCAAACCAGTCCTACCGACCCGACAACACCGCCGGTGCCGGGTGAATTTTTGTTGCAACGTTTTGGTGATTTGGTTCCCAGCTTAACGGTACCTTACACCTTTGGCTCTAATACAACGGCTCGACCGGGTGTAGATTTTTCGTTCCCTGATTATGTTGCCGGAACCCCAGGGGGTGTAATAACGGTTGGTAGTGGTCAAGGCGAGGTGCGCTTGCCTATCACGCCGATTATTGATGCAGCCCGACCGGCACGACCTGATGTGGATGTGATCGTTATGGGCTTAACTGATCCGGGTGCTACCGCCCCTTACAGTTTAGGAACTCCCAGCACAGGACAGCAAATGATCATCATCAATAACGCCTTGATTTAA